From a region of the Streptomyces sp. NBC_01454 genome:
- a CDS encoding glucosyl-3-phosphoglycerate synthase: MLEEVERWLGARSWSAADRPLGQLLEAKRQTGRTVSVVLPALDEEATVGAIVTTIRGALMTDALPLVDELVVLDSGSTDRTAEVAAAAGARVVHRDSVLPRLPALPGKGEVLWRSLLATTGDIICFIDADLREFSATFVSGIVGPLLTDPDIQFVKAMYDRPLETGPHRTGTGQGGRVTELVARPLLNLHWPQLAGFVQPLGGEYAARRSLLERLPFPVGYGVELGLLVDALHTVGLDALAQVDVGVRKHRHQDGQALGRMAAAIYRTAQLRLTRGHLVRPRLTQFDRGEHGFVPRTTDVDTEERPPMTDIPEYTARRAA; encoded by the coding sequence GTGCTGGAAGAGGTGGAGCGCTGGCTGGGCGCCCGTTCCTGGTCCGCCGCGGATCGCCCGCTGGGGCAGCTGCTGGAGGCCAAGCGCCAGACGGGCCGGACGGTCAGTGTCGTGCTGCCCGCGCTCGACGAGGAGGCCACGGTCGGCGCGATCGTGACGACCATCCGTGGCGCGCTGATGACCGACGCGCTGCCGCTGGTCGACGAGCTGGTGGTGCTGGACTCCGGCTCCACCGACCGCACCGCCGAGGTCGCGGCGGCGGCCGGCGCCCGGGTGGTGCACCGCGACAGCGTCCTGCCGCGACTGCCCGCCCTCCCCGGCAAGGGCGAGGTGCTGTGGCGCTCCCTCCTGGCCACCACCGGCGACATCATCTGCTTCATCGACGCCGACCTGCGCGAATTCTCCGCCACCTTCGTCTCCGGGATCGTCGGACCGCTGCTGACCGACCCGGACATCCAGTTCGTCAAGGCGATGTACGACCGGCCGCTGGAGACCGGCCCCCACCGCACCGGCACGGGCCAGGGCGGCCGGGTCACCGAACTGGTCGCCCGCCCGCTCCTCAACCTCCACTGGCCCCAGCTGGCCGGCTTCGTCCAGCCCCTGGGCGGCGAGTACGCGGCCCGCCGCTCCCTGCTGGAACGCCTCCCCTTCCCCGTCGGCTACGGCGTCGAGCTCGGCCTGCTCGTCGACGCCCTGCACACCGTCGGCCTCGACGCCCTGGCCCAGGTCGACGTGGGCGTCCGCAAACACCGCCACCAGGACGGCCAGGCCCTGGGCCGGATGGCCGCCGCGATCTACCGCACCGCCCAACTGCGCCTGACCCGCGGCCACTTGGTACGCCCCCGCCTCACCCAGTTCGACCGCGGCGAGCACGGCTTCGTCCCCCGCACCACGGACGTGGACACCGAGGAACGCCCCCCGATGACCGACATCCCGGAGTACACGGCCCGCCGGGCGGCGTGA